A single Amia ocellicauda isolate fAmiCal2 chromosome 9, fAmiCal2.hap1, whole genome shotgun sequence DNA region contains:
- the traf2b gene encoding TNF receptor-associated factor 2 isoform X3, with product MSLSAPSLCTSLPGIPRNVLSVPVEPKYLCQECGQVLRKPFQAQCGHRFCVHCLTQLTSSAPHRCQACVEEGLSEDPQSLLDKKSAFPDNAARREIENLPASCSNEGCSWTGVIKEYEASHEGRCELERVQCGACGAQVRRGELERHRERECEERSLNCKYCKVTFSFKNIKAHDEVCVKFPLQCEGCGKKKIPREKYSDHTRSCGRFKTPCQYSAVGCKTVLENEKQSEHEQSSILEHMGQLLSVVRTLREVEDSTVGGTAELETALGLYRAPEDGTPAKTVMAAGCEGLAQKLSALENIVCVLNREAERNALKLEAFTRQHMLDQERIENLNKKMHQMERSMAMKELHLAETEQQLRELEFCTYDGVFVWKISDFSRRRQDAAAGRTPAMFSPAFYSSKYGYKMCLRLYLNGDGTGRGTHLSLFFVVMRGKNDALLKWPFSQKVTLMLLDQNNREHVIDAFRPDVTSSSFQRPISEMNIASGCPLFCPLAKLSGAKSSYLRDDTIFIKAIVDLTGL from the exons ATGTCTCTGTCAGCCCCCTCCCTGTGCACCAGTCTGCCCGGGATCCCGCGCAACGTGCTGTCTGTGCCCGTCGAGCCCAAGTACCTGTGCCAGGAGTGTGGGCAGGTGCTCCGCAAGCCCTTCCAGGCCCAGTGTGGGCATCGCTTCTGTGTGCACTGCCTCACACAGCTGaccag ctcaGCCCCTCACCGTTGCCAGGCCTGTGTGGAGGAGGGACTGTCGGAGGACCCACAATCTCTATTGGATAAAAAATCT gctTTCCCAGACAATGCAGCTCGCAGGGAGATAGAAAACCTGCCGGCCAGCTGTAGCAATGAGGGCTGCTCCTGGACTGGAGTGATCAAGGAGTACGAg GCGTCCCATGAGGGCCGGTGTGAGTTGGAGCGCGTGCAGTGTGGGGCGTGCGGGGCGCAGGTGCGGCGTGGAGAGCTGGAGcggcacagagagagggagtgtgaagAGAGGAGCCTCAACTGCAAGTACTGCAAAGTCACCTTCAGCTTTAAGAACATCAAG gcCCATGATGAGGTGTGTGTGAAGTTCCCTCTGCAGTGCGAGGGCTGCGGGAAGAAGAAGATTCCCAGAGAGAAG TATTCTGACCACACCAGATCCTGTGGGAGGTTTAAGACGCCGTGTCAGTACAGCGCAGTGGGCTGCAAGACTGTG CTGGAGAATGAGAAGCAGAGTGAGCACGAGCAGAGCAGCATCCTCGAGCACATGGGCCAGCTGCTGTCGGTGGTGCGCACCCTGCGTGAGGTGGAAGACTCCACGGTGGGGGGTACTGCAGAACTGGAGACGGCGCTGGGCCTGTATCGGGCCCCTGAGGATGGCACCCCTGCCAAGACAGTGATGGCGGCAGGATGCGAGGGGCTGGCGCAGAAGCTGTCAGCTCTGGAGAACATCGTGTGCGTGCTGAACCGCGAGGCCGAGAGGAACGCGCTGAAGCTGGAGGCCTTCACCCGGCAGCACATGCTGGACCAGGAGAGGATTGAGAACCTTAACAAAAAG ATGCATCAGATGGAGCGCTCAATGGCAATGAAGGAGCTGCACCTGGCTGAGACAGAGCAGCAGCTGCGGGAGCTTGAGTTCTGCACCTACGATGGCGTCTTCGTGTGGAAGATCAGTGACTTCTCTCGCCGCCGCCAGGACGCCGCAGCTGGCCGCACCCCAGCCATGTTCTCCCCAG cCTTCTATTCCAGTAAGTATGGCTATAAGATGTGCCTGCGACTGTACCTCAATGGCGACGGGACGGGCCGCGGCACTCACCTGTCCCTGTTCTTCGTGGTGATGAGGGGGAAAAATGACGCCTTGCTCAAGTGGCCATTCAGCCAGAAG GTGACCCTGATGCTGCTGGACCAGAACAACAGGGAGCATGTGATCGACGCATTCCGGCCTGATgtcacctcctcctccttccagcGGCCGATCAGCGAGATGAACATCGCCAGCGGCTGCCCCCTCTTCTGCCCACTGGCAAAGCTGAGTGGCGCCAAGAGCTCTTACCTGCGGGATGACACCATCTTCATCAAGGCTATCGTAGACCTCACTGGACTCTGA
- the traf2b gene encoding TNF receptor-associated factor 2 isoform X2: protein MAGVVKQLAQPVATSACLCSKRLQTDRAQESRPLTPAPYWTQRCRQSYLYSIWAVMSLSAPSLCTSLPGIPRNVLSVPVEPKYLCQECGQVLRKPFQAQCGHRFCVHCLTQLTSSAPHRCQACVEEGLSEDPQSLLDKKSAFPDNAARREIENLPASCSNEGCSWTGVIKEYEASHEGRCELERVQCGACGAQVRRGELERHRERECEERSLNCKYCKVTFSFKNIKAHDEVCVKFPLQCEGCGKKKIPREKYSDHTRSCGRFKTPCQYSAVGCKTVLENEKQSEHEQSSILEHMGQLLSVVRTLREVEDSTVGGTAELETALGLYRAPEDGTPAKTVMAAGCEGLAQKLSALENIVCVLNREAERNALKLEAFTRQHMLDQERIENLNKKMHQMERSMAMKELHLAETEQQLRELEFCTYDGVFVWKISDFSRRRQDAAAGRTPAMFSPAFYSSKYGYKMCLRLYLNGDGTGRGTHLSLFFVVMRGKNDALLKWPFSQKVTLMLLDQNNREHVIDAFRPDVTSSSFQRPISEMNIASGCPLFCPLAKLSGAKSSYLRDDTIFIKAIVDLTGL from the exons gcAGAGCTATCTGTATTCCATCTGGGCTGTGATGTCTCTGTCAGCCCCCTCCCTGTGCACCAGTCTGCCCGGGATCCCGCGCAACGTGCTGTCTGTGCCCGTCGAGCCCAAGTACCTGTGCCAGGAGTGTGGGCAGGTGCTCCGCAAGCCCTTCCAGGCCCAGTGTGGGCATCGCTTCTGTGTGCACTGCCTCACACAGCTGaccag ctcaGCCCCTCACCGTTGCCAGGCCTGTGTGGAGGAGGGACTGTCGGAGGACCCACAATCTCTATTGGATAAAAAATCT gctTTCCCAGACAATGCAGCTCGCAGGGAGATAGAAAACCTGCCGGCCAGCTGTAGCAATGAGGGCTGCTCCTGGACTGGAGTGATCAAGGAGTACGAg GCGTCCCATGAGGGCCGGTGTGAGTTGGAGCGCGTGCAGTGTGGGGCGTGCGGGGCGCAGGTGCGGCGTGGAGAGCTGGAGcggcacagagagagggagtgtgaagAGAGGAGCCTCAACTGCAAGTACTGCAAAGTCACCTTCAGCTTTAAGAACATCAAG gcCCATGATGAGGTGTGTGTGAAGTTCCCTCTGCAGTGCGAGGGCTGCGGGAAGAAGAAGATTCCCAGAGAGAAG TATTCTGACCACACCAGATCCTGTGGGAGGTTTAAGACGCCGTGTCAGTACAGCGCAGTGGGCTGCAAGACTGTG CTGGAGAATGAGAAGCAGAGTGAGCACGAGCAGAGCAGCATCCTCGAGCACATGGGCCAGCTGCTGTCGGTGGTGCGCACCCTGCGTGAGGTGGAAGACTCCACGGTGGGGGGTACTGCAGAACTGGAGACGGCGCTGGGCCTGTATCGGGCCCCTGAGGATGGCACCCCTGCCAAGACAGTGATGGCGGCAGGATGCGAGGGGCTGGCGCAGAAGCTGTCAGCTCTGGAGAACATCGTGTGCGTGCTGAACCGCGAGGCCGAGAGGAACGCGCTGAAGCTGGAGGCCTTCACCCGGCAGCACATGCTGGACCAGGAGAGGATTGAGAACCTTAACAAAAAG ATGCATCAGATGGAGCGCTCAATGGCAATGAAGGAGCTGCACCTGGCTGAGACAGAGCAGCAGCTGCGGGAGCTTGAGTTCTGCACCTACGATGGCGTCTTCGTGTGGAAGATCAGTGACTTCTCTCGCCGCCGCCAGGACGCCGCAGCTGGCCGCACCCCAGCCATGTTCTCCCCAG cCTTCTATTCCAGTAAGTATGGCTATAAGATGTGCCTGCGACTGTACCTCAATGGCGACGGGACGGGCCGCGGCACTCACCTGTCCCTGTTCTTCGTGGTGATGAGGGGGAAAAATGACGCCTTGCTCAAGTGGCCATTCAGCCAGAAG GTGACCCTGATGCTGCTGGACCAGAACAACAGGGAGCATGTGATCGACGCATTCCGGCCTGATgtcacctcctcctccttccagcGGCCGATCAGCGAGATGAACATCGCCAGCGGCTGCCCCCTCTTCTGCCCACTGGCAAAGCTGAGTGGCGCCAAGAGCTCTTACCTGCGGGATGACACCATCTTCATCAAGGCTATCGTAGACCTCACTGGACTCTGA